CtgatctttgaaaaaatctACCGATCTTGATCCCGTACCTTCCATTTTTTGCCTCTTGCGATTGTTCTCATTAGTCTCTTTATCTCTCATGACCCTATCCAATGCCCTTTTCCTAATTTTCTCCTCTTCTAACTTAGCCAATGAGAATTTTAATGCGATGGGTCTCTTAGTGATCACTTCTCTTAGTTTCTTTCCGTCCAATAGGACTATTTGATCCAACGGTGGATCGACCACCAGAGCGTTTCGTGTATCTGGATTAGTTGACTGTTGTATTTGTAATTGGAAGTCATGGAATAAGGGTATTACGAGATCAAGTGATCGTTGTCTGATCTGTGCATCTCGGACTCGACTTAGATCCGTAGATAATATTTCGTCCACCATGGGAAGAATTTCCATTAACAACGTCTGTTTGTTTGCATATATCATCGATGTGATAGAACATTTGGAGTTTATCACATCGAGCAAGTTCAAAGATGCGCGTTCCCTCTCTTTAATTTCGAAACTGTTCgttttcactttcaatTCGTCCTTGTTGGCTATATCACCAAACATAACGAAAAATTCTAAAGGTGTGAAGGCACAATACCTTAACAACTCTCCGTTATGCTCGAATAGAGATTGAAACATACGATCGTTGAAGAATAACCAATCTGAGATGCGACCTGGTTTTGTAACACCATGATCGCTATAATTCACCTCAGGAAACAATGTGAAACAGCCTTCTATAATCCTTTCGTAATTGCCACTAGTTTCTACATCTCGcaacaaattcttcaattgcaGTTTCACGTCTAGGTATGGATCCCTTTTAAAGATGGAATTACAGATCTTGAACCAAGTGATGCCTATATCTTTACGTTTATCATCCGTCCATTCTGCATCTGAACCATTGGTAACTAATTTATCCTTATCAAACCCATTCTTGGTCATAAACTGAAGATTGTTCAAACTGTTTCTCACATCACCTTGTGAGAGGACCGCTAACTCTTTCAGCAACGTTTTCGATACATgaactttttctttcttacAAACGTATTCTAACCGTTCCATCAACGCATTTTCAGAAGGTTTTTGGAAGTGAATTATTTCAGAATGTGGTctcaatttttccaatgcATTTGCATAGACGTTGTTACAAACGGCAATTATAGGTCTTGTCAGTAGCTTATCcttgtttttcttcttcttttgtaatCTGGcagatgatttgaaatgatgATCTTTCCCCGTACGGCCAGTAATAAGATCATGGGTGGCCTTCGAGTCagatttgatgatatctAACAAAACTTTTATGAATCCGTTTTCCACACTCccatcaatttcatctgCAATAAGACAGACTGGTTTGTCATTGAAAGTATGGTTAAACAATGCGTTTTGAACCTTGT
The genomic region above belongs to Kluyveromyces lactis strain NRRL Y-1140 chromosome B complete sequence and contains:
- the CTF18 gene encoding Ctf18p (similar to uniprot|P49956 Saccharomyces cerevisiae YMR078C CTF18 Subunit of a complex with Ctf8p that shares some subunits with Replication Factor C and is required for sister chromatid cohesion may have overlapping functions with Rad24p in the DNA damage replication checkpoint): MPSLPTFAASISDSLLGHSKVERDLQVQVEAQDPNVKTFVSSNGSVIPLRKKRKDPAQIDTSWSADEAYGININALLDRIENDVGDSTPTNNLQPQKDIDKDKDKKRLSSGNTLWTEKWRPHKFLDLVGNERLNRRVLFWLRQWSPLVFDEELPELTTFKKHSNPENDASDEYADPLKRPMKRILLIHGPPGIGKTSVAHVVAKQAGYSVMEINASDERAGDRVRHKVQNALFNHTFNDKPVCLIADEIDGSVENGFIKVLLDIIKSDSKATHDLITGRTGKDHHFKSSARLQKKKKNKDKLLTRPIIAVCNNVYANALEKLRPHSEIIHFQKPSENALMERLEYVCKKEKVHVSKTLLKELAVLSQGDVRNSLNNLQFMTKNGFDKDKLVTNGSDAEWTDDKRKDIGITWFKICNSIFKRDPYLDVKLQLKNLLRDVETSGNYERIIEGCFTLFPEVNYSDHGVTKPGRISDWLFFNDRMFQSLFEHNGELLRYCAFTPLEFFVMFGDIANKDELKVKTNSFEIKERERASLNLLDVINSKCSITSMIYANKQTLLMEILPMVDEILSTDLSRVRDAQIRQRSLDLVIPLFHDFQLQIQQSTNPDTRNALVVDPPLDQIVLLDGKKLREVITKRPIALKFSLAKLEEEKIRKRALDRVMRDKETNENNRKRQKMEGTGSRSVDFFKDQYNSIKTTAENASLVAPPTKKTRSAFSFTRESTPTTADEAAKAALNAEEMRIWVKYKEGFSNAVRKNISWSQLWE